atactaaaaaatattttaagtgattaattgcaataattcttgcttggaacattaatcaataccttaatgactttaaatggggaccaaacatgttttaatttggtcttaaattggactaaatataatgttcccaagccaaaattttggtcgcaacctcaacataatcaaaatccCGCGCACCCCTTGAAATCTcaggtgcacccccagggggtgcccgcaccccaggttaagaaccactgcactagtggTTAGAGCCCTAGAGAGATCTACAAACCACAGTATCTTGCACCTGCAGTGAACGTTTGCAGATAATCTGTGATGATCTGAGGGTGCTTCAGCAAGTATGGAATCAATTAGAATCAACTTTACGAAAGGTGCGCAACTGAAGACACATACAAAGTTAATGAGGATTGTCCTTTCAGCAGTACAATGCTCCAAGCcaaaaaacatttgtaaatgggcagcatgaatttgggAAAGAAACGGCGAAAAATATTACAAAGTGTTGATAAACCATTTGATGTCAGACAAGGGGGAGGTGTCTGCAGATGACTGTTCTGAAATTCAGTCTCTTTTCCAGGTCAGTCCCACTCTgttgtagcctgggaactcccatactgccttacgttctacacaatcgtttcgatctgattAGGTCTGGCGTTAACCAGGCAAACTCTGTTGTAGTGTTCCTGGAAATCAGGCTGTAAAAACCTCATTGTTATTACTTGTGATTTTGCAGTTGGGCTGTAAAAACTGCGGACGGGCCTTTTGCTCTGGCTGCCTCACCTTCAATGCACTGGTGCCACGCTGCAACAACACTCAGCAGAAGGTCTGCAAGCAATGTCATGGCAATCTTACAAGGTGAGTTAGCAGATGAAGTAAATCGTATGGCAATGCTTGACATGCATTAATCTGTAATAATATATATTAATCGCTGATACGTTTGTTGTAGTGGTTTGCCCAAGAATAACGATGGCAGGTGGTCACCACCTGAAAACTACAAAAAGTAAGTGTTATTTTTTTGGCAGTTGTGTTTAGATTTTCTTTTAGTTCCAGGCACCCATGAATATTGTTTTGGTAAATATAGTTTTGGTTATGTCCATCTGCAGTTCAAGATAAATTGCTAAAAATCTAATGGCTAAAAAGCTAATTGCAATACGTACTGTCCTATGGGTTACATGTTACCCAACTCATTTGGAGGTTACCTTGCCTGACTCGCCCGACCTGTCTGCGGGAGCTTTGTTAAATTGTATGCCTTATTTTCTACCTTAACAGGAGGGTGGCTGCACTGGAATCAAAGCAAGCACAGCAGCCTCACCGCCAATCCGGCCATGGGAAGATTGGAAACCCTCCAGCAGGATGCATCCCTACCAAAGGCCTGAGCAAAGAGGACCAGGCGCTGGTGGAGAGGCTGGAAAAGCTGAAAGAGGACACAAAACCAAGTGAGGGCAAGATTACTTGCATCAAACCGGGCCGAATTAGAGTGACTTGGTAAAGCTGCGTAGTCACAAAGTCCTGGAGGGTCTGATATAcagtatcttgtgacaaagcttgTTAGGGAGTTGATTtagagatcagagggttgcacattcaaatcccaccctaaccagtaCTGTAGGTAATAGCTGattgccttgagcaaggcacctatcctcaCTGTACTGTAACCAATAGACTTTACCCAAATAACAaattcactttggataaaagagtctactaaatgtaatgaaatgtaagcaAAGGAAACCTGTTGGAATTACCGTGTCTAATGAAGTCACTTTGCACAAAAGTGTTAAGtgtaaacagggctctaaattaacaccaggtgaccgaccaaatgctggtgaaattgaagttaggctgatagaaaagaccaatttactagccactttgacccataagtgagtgtttgtttggctagtacaattaacatctactagccattttggctggtgacccTGAGTGTAAATTAAGCTAAGGAAACCTGTTTGTATGACCTGTGTGTCATTTCTTCATAGAGTCGATCCCATCCGAGCGTGAGATTGCTGCACGGCTGGAGATACTGAAGGCCCCGACTAAGCCAGTGCCTTCCTCTGAGGAGATGCAGAACCGTCTAGCTGCTCTGCAGGACAAACCGCCTCCATCTCATGCACCACCGCCAGTACGTAATAACCTGCCATCTAGTGCTGCTTATAGGTTCACATACCCTGGCAGTACGTAATGATAATAACCTGCCATCTAGTGCTCTTCATAAGTTCACATACCCTGGTAGAATGTTGGGTAGTAATGGGTCGCTTGAGAACAAGCCATTGCTTTTGAGTGGGCACATAGCAAACCGTGTTCATGGGTAAAAAAGTGTTTAATGTACAATGTAAAATATTTGATGGTTATCAGTTTGCCTTTGATCCAAATAATCAAAATAATTGTGAAAGGGTCTTGAGAAAGACCGTTAACTctgtaaaacaacaaaaaagagaatGATGGAAGGCAGTATGGAACAAAATATGATGGCATAGTTTAGTACCTTAGCAGCTGTACTGGTGTCTGCTGTGTGTCAAGCTGTAGTTCTTGTGCAGGTGCACCAGCCTCCCAACAGCCGCACACAGACGGAGCAGGCCAACGACCTCATGCAGCGCATGTCAGAGGAAGTGGCCATCGACGGTCACGGTCAACAGCCAGCCGATGAGGGTATGACAAACACTCAGTTGTTGtattgggtagggtgcgcacattcaaagtcacttgttgcaggtgccagacaaaagtgtcaggcaTTTGAAGAAGGTAGgcctgcacactgccaataagctccaaaaaaataaatgttattattttaaaagcttttgaaataataatgttataggttttggagcttattggcagtgtgcaaACACTCATTTGTTGAAATTATTTGTACTACTAGCCACCATCCACATGGCAACTTTTTGAGTGAATTcgataaaggtttttttttaaaaatcattttgcCCTTGCCTCCACATGGCATTGGACACATCTGtggacacatctggcaacgttACCGTCTGGCTGAGTACAACACATTTCTTTAGGCTAAtgtgccctacaaagcaaaaaggcagtaactgcacagaggccaaaactgagtcagttgactttaaaatgatgctgcaatccagtacaagtgttttttgggatattactgaaaTGTGACCGTTTTGTTATTTGATATTACCACCCcttttccaaatcaatcattttatttatctgtagactttgatatatatggcattaaagttatagttagtcattttaaacagcaatacagttactgcctttttgctttgtagggcacagTGTGCTGCAGTCAAGATTAATTTTGCATCATGGATATAGCATACGGGTACTTAGATTCATGCAAacgtgcaagaaaaaaaaaaaacgattaccTTTCTTCTTGACCTAAGGACAATTTACGTATGTGTTCCCTTGTGGATGATTGAGAACACTTTAACTTCAACTACTTTGTTTGAACGAATAATTTGAACATATTTTAAATGTCTCTTCCCAATTTTGATACTAAAGCCAGCATCCAATAGACTGTATCAGTAATTTCATTAAATAATCATGTTCAGATTACTGAAGAAGAGCAGACCAAGGCTACCTGTAGGCTCAGTCTTTTTGGCTTCTATCTCCTCTTCTATCTGTTTGATCTGTCTTTACCATAATCGAATGTcacttaacctttaagagtgtactgtcacaccggtgtgacgggaatgttcgggcagtgaaagttctatagaattctgggcgtcattcaatacaatatggaattgtagaatcttgcattgttctagaacgcattctttttatagaatgctcaaaaacccacactcttaaaggttaagggcaacagtcatgaaatgttcatgacattgacacaatgtttatgaCGCGTCCATGACTGTGGCGCTGTGACACTGTTATTACACTGTCATGTCACCGTCTTTAATCCTCAGGCACGTCAAGTGGGTACCTGCACGATTTCAGCAGTCCGTCGGATGAGCAGTTAGACAAGAGTGATGTGGACGATGTACAGCAGGCCGCccagcagctggaggaggagaggagacgcgtgCTACAGGAGGCCATGATGGAGCTGGAGGCGGACAAGAGGAGGGAGCAACAGCATCAGGAGAGTGTGCTGGACATGGCCAAGAGGCTGGCACAGCTCAAGGGACAGGACCCCAACAAAGGTAGCTGGAGATtttgttgccgtgtgtgtgtgtgtgtgtgtgcgtgtgtgtgtgtgtgtgtgtgtgtgtgtgtgtcagggcttgacactggcacctgccaaccggccaaatgctggtaaacctTGGctttggctggtaacaatttcagtgccactagccaatttggcaggtagcctaTAGTTTAAGAATAGCCTATATTTTGCAGTTtgacccttgtgtatcaattgtttgtatttcatttcaagaaaaagctcagttactttATTTCCTGTTGTTGGATTGATTTCCATGTAGAAAAGTgtacactcatcttcttgctttactatttcatcttctgaggttagatgatgacaaagaaaaaaaaatctaatttgatAAAGAAAATGATCAGGATAAAGAAAAGactctaatttgtggctagtacgtagaatagctgaatggctagtgacttgggaaaaccaccagCCACAATGGCCGGcaagctaaaaaaaataatgtcaagcgtgtgtgtgtgtgtgtgtgtgtgtgtgtttttccacacATGTATAATATTTGTATAATGTACAATAATACAATATCTTCTTCAGCAGTTACCTCTGGCATTAGAAGTAAGATGTGTTTTAGCTAAGCCTTTAGTTTACTCAATGGGTTTCACAAGAGCCCAGGTGGAGTGTAAATACTTTCCGTGATTTTTGCATCTTTTTTGTTTAGGAAAAagacatatttaaaaaaaaatgttacatgTGTAAAAGAGAAAAGGGACCACTATTATAGGATGTTCCATATGAGTAAGCAAACATACACATTCCTTGGATGCATGTgtgctagggtgcatcaaaagccccctatgaaaaaatattgcctttgCCCTACACAATGAGGGTCTGTCAATGACACGACACTGTCTACACAGTTGAGGTAAAAATTACACTGCGTTCCAAATTATtgtgcaaatgacatttttcactgATTTTCCTAAATATGATTAATGTAAATGACAggcatcataattttcaagtcatccacTGTTATGAGTGCAAAAACTTAATCACATAACGGATGAAGTATTATTGCAGGATActattacattactgcattatcAAGTTCTACAAGCCTGCTTGAAATCAGGTCCtacattttcaatggggattttGGATTATGTCTATATCTATATAAAACTTGATTGAATTCAAATACAGTATGGCCTATGCATGTTCTACTGTACATTGCATACGGTATACATACAAGTAAGGCACACAAGTAAATGTATAGTAGAACATTTTTACcctagggccaaggcaatatcttttcatagggggcgtttgatgcaccctaatgtgtGCCTTACTT
This is a stretch of genomic DNA from Engraulis encrasicolus isolate BLACKSEA-1 chromosome 19, IST_EnEncr_1.0, whole genome shotgun sequence. It encodes these proteins:
- the zfyve19 gene encoding abscission/NoCut checkpoint regulator produces the protein MENRCYACASKFTLFRKELGCKNCGRAFCSGCLTFNALVPRCNNTQQKVCKQCHGNLTSGLPKNNDGRWSPPENYKKRVAALESKQAQQPHRQSGHGKIGNPPAGCIPTKGLSKEDQALVERLEKLKEDTKPKSIPSEREIAARLEILKAPTKPVPSSEEMQNRLAALQDKPPPSHAPPPVHQPPNSRTQTEQANDLMQRMSEEVAIDGHGQQPADEGTSSGYLHDFSSPSDEQLDKSDVDDVQQAAQQLEEERRRVLQEAMMELEADKRREQQHQESVLDMAKRLAQLKGQDPNKVSLDFNQPDSDEETEEEAMQRVLKMMSEEAALDEMSGYNNIPPRNTGPRNNEGNKTTKSKVLAQGGVQSCKPRPAATASALQRSNSDDDDDDAEELPWCCICNRDATIRCHGCDGDLYCRRCFGEGHDEFDMKDHRTSSYSSTKKGKKKS